In a genomic window of Thermococcus sp. EP1:
- a CDS encoding biotin/lipoyl-containing protein, with the protein MSSVNVIMPKLGMTMKKGTIIEWKKKVGEKVEKEEIIAIVESEKLTGEVKAPASGVLVQILHDIGDEVSVGEVIAIIETEGS; encoded by the coding sequence ATGTCAAGTGTAAATGTCATTATGCCAAAATTAGGTATGACCATGAAAAAAGGGACTATCATAGAGTGGAAAAAGAAGGTTGGAGAAAAAGTAGAGAAAGAGGAAATAATCGCTATAGTGGAGTCTGAGAAGTTAACCGGAGAAGTGAAAGCTCCAGCTTCTGGGGTTTTGGTGCAGATCCTTCATGATATCGGTGATGAAGTTTCTGTAGGTGAAGTTATAGCAATAATAGAAACCGAGGGGAGTTGA